Proteins encoded together in one Aminipila butyrica window:
- a CDS encoding type IV secretory system conjugative DNA transfer family protein, with protein sequence MRGNSHARCGAGENPTITSRDYLSLFLCFDSSLDTETFCKEKCAIFIVLPEEDNTKYFMVSLFLQQLYREMLTVADEYGGKLPNRIMIFADEIGTIPKIQSMEMMFSAGRSRRISMVPIIQSFAQLEKNYGKEGSAIIIDNCQDILFGGFAPNSESADILSRALGNKTVMSGSISRGKNDPSQSLQMIQRPLMTPDELKTLPKGNFILAKTGCCPMRTKLPLFLKWGIQFEKPYVVDERAARKVHYADRFELEQEILQRGCAYEEDDFAEFPEPPGGDRSGGSLHTPVQIHEPEPPAMPLRTD encoded by the coding sequence GTGCGGGGAAACTCGCATGCACGGTGTGGAGCGGGGGAAAATCCTACGATAACATCAAGGGATTACCTATCGCTATTCCTGTGCTTTGACAGCTCTCTTGATACGGAAACCTTCTGTAAAGAAAAGTGTGCCATCTTTATCGTACTGCCGGAGGAAGATAATACGAAATACTTTATGGTGTCGCTGTTCCTGCAGCAGCTCTACCGGGAAATGCTGACGGTGGCTGATGAATACGGTGGAAAACTACCTAACCGGATAATGATATTTGCAGATGAGATTGGAACTATCCCGAAAATCCAGTCGATGGAAATGATGTTCTCCGCAGGCCGCTCCCGCCGTATCAGTATGGTACCCATCATCCAGTCCTTTGCTCAACTTGAGAAAAACTACGGCAAAGAGGGTTCCGCCATCATCATCGACAATTGTCAGGACATTCTGTTCGGTGGCTTTGCCCCAAACTCCGAAAGCGCCGATATTCTATCCAGAGCGCTTGGCAACAAAACCGTCATGTCCGGCTCCATCAGCAGGGGGAAAAACGATCCAAGCCAGAGCCTGCAGATGATCCAGCGACCGCTTATGACACCAGATGAGCTGAAAACCCTGCCCAAAGGCAATTTTATTCTGGCCAAGACCGGCTGCTGTCCCATGCGCACCAAGCTGCCACTGTTTCTGAAATGGGGCATCCAGTTTGAGAAACCCTATGTGGTAGATGAACGTGCCGCCCGAAAGGTTCATTATGCTGACCGCTTTGAGCTGGAGCAGGAAATCCTCCAGCGAGGCTGTGCCTATGAGGAAGATGATTTTGCCGAGTTCCCGGAGCCACCCGGTGGCGACCGCAGCGGTGGATCTCTGCATACTCCAGTGCAGATTCATGAGCCGGAGCCTCCTGCCATGCCTCTGCGCACCGATTAG
- a CDS encoding helix-turn-helix domain-containing protein produces the protein MLDYISVQQAADKWGISKRRIQKLCEENRIDGAVRFGYAWAIPKDAPKPADGRLKENRKKD, from the coding sequence ATGCTTGATTATATATCCGTGCAGCAGGCTGCTGATAAATGGGGAATCTCCAAGCGGAGAATACAAAAGCTCTGTGAAGAAAACAGAATTGACGGAGCGGTTCGCTTCGGTTATGCATGGGCGATTCCAAAGGATGCACCAAAGCCTGCAGATGGCAGACTGAAAGAGAACAGGAA
- a CDS encoding helix-turn-helix domain-containing protein codes for MSYLSSLYAENVPHRAVVVYRYLKDRANKDGTCYPAIGTIAKDLKLSRRTVQRAIADLEKTGYLQKEQRWRENGGKSSLLFTVK; via the coding sequence TTGAGCTATCTTTCCTCTCTCTACGCTGAAAATGTCCCTCACCGTGCTGTGGTGGTGTACCGCTATCTGAAAGATCGGGCGAACAAGGACGGAACCTGTTACCCTGCAATCGGTACCATCGCCAAAGATTTGAAGCTCTCCCGCCGCACGGTGCAGAGAGCCATCGCTGACCTTGAAAAGACCGGCTATCTTCAAAAGGAACAGCGCTGGCGGGAAAACGGCGGTAAGAGTAGTTTACTGTTTACGGTGAAATGA
- the ltrA gene encoding group II intron reverse transcriptase/maturase, with translation MTKQKKLRNIEYYGLQETLDDLYEKSKNGATFDKLMDLIQSKENIMLAYRNIKRNSGSGTSGADGRNISDIEKLSAEQYVKCVQNKLAWYKPKPVRRVEIPKPNGKTRPLGIPTIFDRLVQQSILQVLEPICEAKFYDRSNGFRPKRSAEDAIAQCYRMIQRQHLHFVVDIDIKGFFDNVNHAKLIRQIWAMGIRDKKLLCVIKAMLKAPIEMPNGEMQCPIKGTPQGGILSPLLSNIVLNELDWWVASQWETMPTHTSYETMCSDKLNRGNVYRVLKKTGLKEMFIVRYADDFKIFCRTKSDADRVFLAVKQWLRDRLKLEISEEKSKVVNLKKQYSEFLGFKLKAVKKGDKYVVKSHMSNKALQSEKQKLSAKIKGMQRPKDLLDEKRMLNLYNSMVWGIHNYYKFATHISIDCAKIQRSLSIVMKNRLGTRLGKTGVTNNVYILKNYGASKRMRYLNKYPLCPIGYIQTKAPLYKKKEICKYTQAGRAEIHENLKFDITVLLLLMRERHTNKSIEFMDNRLSLWAAQYGKCAVTGKVLWIDEIHCHHKVPRENDGTDRYSNLIILHKEVHTLIHAVQPETIQAYLGRINPTQTMLKKINKLRLMAGNFAI, from the coding sequence ATGACGAAACAAAAGAAACTAAGAAATATTGAGTATTATGGCTTGCAGGAAACGCTTGATGATCTATATGAGAAAAGCAAAAACGGTGCGACATTTGACAAGCTCATGGATTTAATTCAGTCAAAGGAAAACATCATGCTTGCGTATCGGAATATCAAGCGCAACAGCGGCAGTGGTACTTCAGGCGCAGACGGCAGAAATATATCGGATATCGAAAAGTTGTCCGCTGAACAGTATGTCAAATGTGTACAAAACAAACTGGCATGGTACAAACCAAAACCTGTACGGCGTGTTGAAATCCCAAAACCAAACGGTAAGACACGCCCACTCGGAATCCCTACAATTTTTGACAGGCTGGTACAGCAGAGCATTTTACAAGTGTTAGAGCCTATCTGTGAAGCTAAATTTTATGACAGGAGCAACGGGTTCAGACCGAAAAGGTCTGCGGAAGATGCGATTGCCCAATGCTACCGCATGATACAACGGCAACATCTGCACTTTGTTGTGGACATAGATATTAAAGGCTTTTTCGACAATGTGAACCATGCAAAGCTGATACGGCAAATATGGGCGATGGGGATACGAGATAAGAAGTTACTATGCGTGATTAAAGCAATGCTGAAAGCACCGATAGAAATGCCAAACGGTGAAATGCAATGCCCCATAAAGGGAACGCCGCAGGGCGGAATATTATCACCGCTATTATCCAATATAGTGTTGAATGAATTGGATTGGTGGGTAGCCTCCCAATGGGAAACAATGCCGACACATACGTCTTATGAAACAATGTGTAGCGATAAACTCAACCGTGGGAATGTATATCGGGTACTCAAGAAAACTGGCTTAAAAGAAATGTTTATCGTCAGATATGCGGATGATTTCAAAATTTTTTGCCGTACTAAAAGCGATGCCGACAGGGTGTTTCTGGCGGTCAAACAATGGCTAAGGGATAGATTAAAGCTGGAAATCAGCGAAGAAAAGTCCAAAGTCGTTAATCTGAAAAAGCAATATTCAGAATTCCTTGGGTTTAAGCTCAAAGCGGTAAAAAAAGGCGATAAATATGTGGTGAAATCTCATATGAGCAACAAGGCGTTGCAAAGCGAAAAACAGAAACTTTCAGCTAAAATCAAAGGAATGCAACGGCCTAAAGATTTGCTTGATGAGAAACGGATGCTCAATCTCTACAATTCAATGGTATGGGGTATCCACAATTACTACAAGTTTGCCACGCACATCAGCATTGACTGTGCCAAAATTCAACGCAGTCTTAGCATAGTAATGAAAAACAGGTTGGGAACTCGTCTTGGGAAAACAGGGGTAACAAACAATGTGTACATTTTGAAAAACTATGGAGCAAGTAAACGGATGCGGTATCTTAATAAATATCCGCTATGCCCTATTGGTTATATTCAGACAAAAGCACCTCTGTACAAGAAAAAAGAGATATGCAAATACACGCAAGCAGGCAGAGCCGAAATCCATGAAAACTTAAAGTTTGACATTACGGTGTTGCTCCTGCTTATGCGGGAGCGGCACACGAATAAGAGCATTGAATTTATGGACAACAGGCTCTCCTTATGGGCGGCGCAGTATGGGAAATGCGCTGTAACTGGAAAAGTGTTGTGGATAGATGAAATCCACTGCCATCATAAAGTTCCAAGGGAAAACGATGGTACTGACAGGTACAGCAACCTAATTATTCTACACAAAGAGGTACACACTCTCATTCATGCGGTACAGCCCGAAACAATTCAAGCATATCTCGGCAGAATCAATCCTACCCAAACCATGCTAAAGAAAATCAATAAACTAAGGCTGATGGCTGGTAACTTTGCCATCTGA
- a CDS encoding helix-turn-helix transcriptional regulator, with protein MEELLNLFGQIVKDARHRADMTQDALAEQAGVTTRYIMAIENENKHPSMPVLFKIIRILKISTDTIFYPEIQHTDREKEQLMHMIQLCSEKEIKIAAATVKALLDAR; from the coding sequence GTGGAGGAACTACTGAACTTATTTGGCCAGATCGTTAAAGATGCACGGCATAGAGCAGACATGACACAGGATGCTCTTGCTGAACAGGCTGGAGTCACGACACGATACATAATGGCCATTGAAAATGAAAACAAGCACCCAAGTATGCCGGTGCTGTTTAAGATAATCCGCATCTTAAAAATATCAACCGATACGATCTTTTATCCTGAAATTCAACATACGGACAGAGAAAAAGAACAGCTCATGCATATGATCCAGCTGTGCAGCGAAAAGGAAATCAAAATAGCCGCTGCAACCGTCAAGGCGTTATTGGATGCCAGATAA